The following coding sequences lie in one Streptococcus suis genomic window:
- a CDS encoding peptide ABC transporter ATP-binding protein, whose protein sequence is MIEIQGLKKSFEQRVIFSDLNMKLEKGKIYALIGKSGSGKTTLLNMLAKLEATDGGRIMYQGQDLSTLSSQVFFRQEMGYLFQHFGLLENQSIRENLDLGFVGQKLSKAERLQRQLVAMEQVNLGYLDMNKPVYTLSGGEAQRVALAKLILKNPPLILADEPTAALDPKNSEEVMQLLTELKNDKRVIVIATHNPAIWEKADVVIDMKEIGHG, encoded by the coding sequence ATGATTGAGATTCAGGGATTGAAAAAGAGTTTTGAACAACGGGTGATTTTTTCAGATTTGAATATGAAACTTGAAAAAGGGAAAATATATGCCTTGATTGGTAAAAGTGGTAGTGGCAAGACGACCTTGTTGAATATGCTGGCCAAGCTGGAAGCTACTGATGGTGGGCGGATTATGTATCAGGGACAGGATTTGTCCACCTTATCTTCGCAGGTTTTCTTTCGGCAGGAGATGGGCTATCTGTTTCAACATTTTGGCTTGTTGGAAAATCAGTCCATCAGAGAGAATTTGGACTTGGGATTTGTTGGGCAGAAGCTATCAAAAGCTGAGCGCCTGCAAAGGCAGTTGGTGGCTATGGAACAGGTCAATCTGGGCTATTTAGATATGAATAAACCTGTCTATACTCTATCAGGTGGAGAGGCGCAAAGGGTTGCCCTAGCCAAATTGATTTTAAAAAATCCTCCCTTGATTTTAGCGGATGAACCAACCGCTGCACTTGACCCCAAAAATTCTGAAGAGGTCATGCAGCTCTTGACAGAACTAAAAAATGACAAGCGTGTGATTGTCATTGCGACCCACAATCCTGCTATTTGGGAAAAAGCAGATGTGGTAATTGATATGAAGGAGATTGGACATGGATAA
- a CDS encoding ABC transporter permease — translation MTYKKFLFAQLVKNKLTYVPLVLLLLACLGTLFLNHQASQANNLGAQIRQNQLTNAQAIEENKARLESLDPESEEYVYISKSIEDGQAIIASDEEFLKAFTAGQWDQVYDRQLDYLSSAKASLEAHSPEKDVLDALDREIAYYTALSKIDLPFEDTHFPHTAFQFLPSLFTYIFPALLPVGIAFVLTNVYGGAYAGKLDKYRMLPLFRGQRMVQELAVGFVFSLLLFGLVSLVSFLAAGLVFGFGSLHYPTLSYSLNSFQLSFVSIGSVLLPTLLLQVLSLVFISSLVYLISLVTKNRMTALFLSTVSLFSMVWLPSLLNPLFKIAHLLPTTYMRSFEIATGVFQKSIENHTLSWGMGIPVILVWAGLIIGLSYVFLGRTDKT, via the coding sequence ATGACTTACAAGAAATTTCTGTTTGCTCAATTAGTAAAAAATAAGTTGACCTATGTCCCTCTAGTATTATTGTTACTTGCTTGTTTGGGAACCCTGTTCCTCAATCATCAGGCTTCACAAGCCAATAACCTTGGGGCACAAATTCGGCAGAATCAACTGACCAATGCCCAAGCTATCGAGGAAAATAAGGCTCGTTTGGAGAGTCTGGATCCAGAATCTGAGGAATATGTTTATATTTCAAAAAGTATAGAAGATGGGCAAGCAATTATTGCCTCGGATGAAGAGTTTCTAAAGGCTTTTACAGCTGGTCAATGGGACCAAGTCTATGACCGTCAGCTAGATTATCTGTCGTCTGCCAAGGCTTCCTTGGAAGCTCATAGTCCTGAAAAGGATGTTTTGGATGCCTTGGATAGGGAGATTGCTTATTATACGGCTCTTTCTAAGATTGATTTACCGTTTGAGGATACCCATTTCCCACATACAGCCTTTCAATTTCTTCCGTCCTTGTTTACCTACATCTTCCCTGCCCTTCTTCCTGTCGGAATTGCTTTTGTATTGACCAATGTTTATGGAGGTGCCTATGCTGGAAAATTGGACAAGTATCGGATGTTGCCCCTGTTTAGGGGACAACGTATGGTGCAGGAATTAGCAGTTGGATTTGTTTTTTCTCTTTTGCTATTTGGTTTGGTTTCTCTAGTCTCCTTTCTAGCCGCAGGTTTGGTATTTGGTTTTGGAAGTCTTCACTATCCGACACTTTCTTATAGTTTGAATAGTTTCCAGCTTTCCTTTGTTAGTATTGGCTCTGTCCTCCTGCCGACCTTGCTTCTCCAAGTCCTCTCCCTTGTCTTCATTAGTAGTCTTGTCTATCTGATTAGCTTGGTGACTAAGAATCGTATGACAGCCCTCTTTTTGTCCACAGTTAGCCTGTTTTCGATGGTCTGGCTACCAAGTCTGCTCAATCCCCTCTTCAAAATTGCTCATCTGCTCCCGACGACCTATATGAGAAGTTTTGAAATTGCAACAGGTGTCTTCCAAAAAAGCATTGAAAACCATACATTGAGCTGGGGCATGGGAATTCCTGTTATTCTGGTCTGGGCTGGACTTATTATTGGTCTATCCTATGTGTTTTTGGGAAGAACAGATAAGACATAG
- a CDS encoding bacteriocin-associated protein has protein sequence MKRLFILVSTVLVAIYLGISLAGQVSLVEFGSYQAVDIVGKDTNRQTANRDQVTEVLTDLADEHKSVIARRIVEPNASGETNFTYAIYGSGQVPEGLTVSSKESAETSDLVSSYLIVSGDLDNQVLKESLESLGYSGMVHHGYSLFSIFLSTVVSEVAMLSFFVFLLTFMALTLIYRIKTLRFAGIRLISGESFLQVVARPLWEDIRQIAMATSVGAIIGLLILYLQAGFLLSILQVFFLGLFLYALALTSISVLLSLVYFLGLRQNSLVDLLKGKLPLKRMLAMMMVGQLLAILVVGFSSSRLLQGYQEIRLLEQAQEEWALRDNYYKSVFSYSSAMMSEEEVAQQNKKWREFAKGQLESGSALFVKSNVDQYLFGSEVDPEGNRLTDYSPRGNVLYVTPAYLTEQKVAVDTAFLEKMNHLTLGEYGLILPERLRHQAKQVEEMFQAELEGFSRESLEISSQQLFETKVSLTYTDSGHQRFLYNDGERSQLQYLTDPIIVVLTPESTGATPISDMFWGTSVDMGMKFKDYQATIEAMKEQGVYNWVSYLVNHRLTFVGVLNTKRTEFYSLLIGTVLTLATAILLFDAMNLLYFEQFRREIFIKRLAGMTFRELHGQYLLGQLGVFLVGLLASVWLTSDLVMSSLAVGLLAINAMVILKLQDKKEQTANVAVLKGQ, from the coding sequence ATGAAACGTTTATTTATTCTAGTGTCGACCGTATTGGTAGCGATTTACCTGGGTATTTCTTTGGCTGGTCAGGTTAGTCTTGTAGAGTTTGGTTCTTATCAGGCAGTGGATATCGTCGGGAAAGATACCAATAGACAGACAGCCAATCGTGACCAGGTGACAGAGGTATTGACCGACTTGGCAGATGAACATAAGAGTGTGATTGCTAGACGGATTGTCGAGCCTAATGCTTCTGGGGAAACCAATTTTACCTACGCCATCTATGGTAGCGGACAGGTTCCAGAAGGTTTGACCGTTTCCTCCAAGGAAAGTGCTGAAACCAGCGACTTGGTTAGTTCTTATCTGATTGTTTCAGGAGATTTGGACAACCAAGTCTTGAAAGAAAGTTTGGAATCACTGGGTTACAGTGGCATGGTCCATCATGGCTATTCTCTTTTTAGCATCTTCCTATCCACAGTCGTTTCAGAAGTAGCCATGCTGAGTTTCTTTGTCTTTCTCTTGACCTTCATGGCACTCACCTTAATCTATCGGATTAAGACCTTACGATTTGCAGGAATTCGTCTGATTTCAGGTGAAAGTTTCTTACAGGTGGTGGCTCGTCCTTTATGGGAGGATATTCGTCAGATTGCGATGGCTACATCGGTGGGGGCTATAATCGGACTTCTTATTCTCTATCTTCAAGCTGGATTTTTACTATCCATCTTGCAGGTCTTTTTCCTGGGGCTTTTCCTCTATGCACTGGCTCTTACTAGCATTTCTGTCCTACTTAGCCTAGTGTATTTCCTAGGGTTGAGGCAAAATAGCTTGGTTGATTTGCTCAAGGGAAAACTTCCTCTCAAACGGATGTTGGCTATGATGATGGTTGGGCAACTTCTAGCTATTTTGGTAGTCGGTTTTAGCTCTAGTCGTCTATTGCAGGGCTATCAGGAAATTCGCTTGCTTGAACAGGCACAGGAAGAATGGGCATTGAGAGATAACTATTACAAATCTGTTTTTAGTTACAGCTCTGCTATGATGTCTGAAGAGGAAGTCGCCCAGCAGAATAAAAAGTGGCGGGAGTTTGCCAAGGGACAGCTAGAATCTGGGTCGGCTCTATTTGTCAAAAGCAATGTAGACCAGTATCTCTTTGGTAGCGAGGTGGACCCAGAGGGCAATCGCCTGACGGATTATAGTCCTCGTGGCAATGTCCTATATGTAACGCCAGCATATCTGACCGAGCAGAAGGTGGCAGTGGATACCGCATTCTTGGAGAAGATGAATCACTTGACTTTAGGGGAATATGGCTTGATTTTGCCAGAGCGCTTGCGACATCAAGCGAAGCAAGTAGAGGAGATGTTTCAGGCAGAATTAGAAGGATTTTCTCGTGAAAGCTTGGAAATAAGTAGCCAGCAGTTATTTGAAACCAAGGTCAGTCTGACTTATACAGATAGCGGTCACCAGCGCTTCCTCTATAATGATGGTGAGCGTAGCCAGCTTCAGTATCTGACAGATCCGATTATAGTTGTCTTGACTCCCGAGTCCACAGGTGCAACACCGATTTCAGATATGTTCTGGGGAACCAGTGTTGATATGGGGATGAAGTTTAAGGATTATCAGGCTACGATTGAAGCCATGAAGGAACAAGGTGTGTATAACTGGGTGTCATATCTGGTCAATCATCGCTTGACTTTTGTCGGTGTCTTGAACACCAAGCGGACAGAGTTTTATTCGTTACTCATTGGCACTGTCTTGACTTTAGCAACGGCTATTTTGCTCTTTGATGCCATGAACTTACTCTATTTTGAGCAATTCAGACGGGAAATCTTTATCAAGCGCTTGGCAGGAATGACCTTCCGTGAGCTTCATGGACAGTATCTCTTGGGACAACTAGGGGTATTCCTAGTAGGCTTGCTTGCATCAGTTTGGTTGACAAGCGATCTTGTTATGAGCAGTTTGGCAGTGGGCTTGCTTGCTATCAATGCCATGGTGATATTGAAACTGCAAGATAAAAAGGAACAAACTGCCAATGTCGCAGTATTGAAAGGACAATAA
- a CDS encoding XRE family transcriptional regulator, which translates to MDLGQKIEQLRLEKGLSRPDFCRDESELTVRQLARIESGQSQPSIPKLEYIAQRLGIPAYSLMPDYKELPQGYLELKYKLLREPIYNKVEVLDKKELQLEDLYNRYYEELPLDEQRVYSILQATIDTTSSRNPEFASAILDEYLPSLETKTVYTINEILLIRLFFFQLLERKDIYQYGQKIDLFMLRLVEQFKITRQEDYFIVRDVLFSGLCCLEMIEHYDYFDTYLECLQDVMEATEDYQKKPLVLMLIWKQLLRKTQDFSAAEPMFQSAKTFAKIIGNDHLAHKLTEEWQEDLKKYL; encoded by the coding sequence ATGGATTTAGGACAAAAAATCGAGCAACTGAGGCTAGAAAAGGGACTGAGTCGCCCAGATTTTTGCAGAGATGAATCCGAGTTGACGGTACGCCAATTAGCTAGGATAGAAAGTGGACAATCGCAGCCCTCTATTCCAAAGCTAGAGTACATTGCCCAGCGTTTAGGCATTCCAGCCTATAGCCTGATGCCAGACTATAAGGAATTGCCACAAGGTTATTTGGAACTCAAGTACAAGTTGCTGCGGGAGCCGATATATAATAAGGTGGAGGTGTTGGATAAAAAGGAGCTACAGTTAGAAGACCTTTATAATCGTTATTACGAAGAGCTACCTTTAGATGAACAGCGAGTGTATAGCATTCTGCAAGCAACGATAGATACGACAAGTAGTAGAAATCCAGAATTTGCTAGTGCTATACTAGATGAGTATCTACCGAGCTTGGAAACTAAAACAGTCTATACTATTAATGAAATCTTGTTAATTCGTCTCTTTTTCTTTCAGTTGCTAGAAAGAAAGGACATCTATCAGTACGGACAAAAGATAGATTTATTTATGTTACGGCTTGTTGAGCAGTTTAAAATTACTCGTCAAGAAGATTATTTTATTGTGCGTGATGTACTCTTTTCAGGTCTATGCTGCCTTGAAATGATTGAGCACTATGATTATTTTGATACCTATCTGGAGTGTTTGCAGGATGTTATGGAAGCGACGGAGGATTATCAGAAAAAACCACTTGTATTGATGCTCATTTGGAAGCAACTATTGAGAAAGACACAAGATTTTTCAGCTGCTGAGCCGATGTTTCAATCAGCTAAAACTTTTGCCAAAATCATCGGAAACGACCATTTGGCACATAAATTGACAGAAGAGTGGCAAGAAGATTTGAAAAAATATTTGTAA
- the malQ gene encoding 4-alpha-glucanotransferase translates to MKVRQSGVLMHISSLPGKYGIGSMGQSAYEFVDFLVRTKQRYWQILPLGTTSYGDSPYQSFSAFAGNTHFIDFDILIDKGWLAAEDLHGVDFGQNPTEVDYAAIFYARRPLLEKVVANMKAQGLPEDYWMFLGENDFWIHTFAEYMAIKEHFDNKPWIDWEDQGARLRYHDTLEYYRQLLADRIDYHRITQYLFFSQWKALKAYANAKGVEFVGDMPIYIAADSADMWANPHFFKTDEEGKPSVVAGCPPDAFSEIGQLWGNPIYDWEAMKHDGFTWWVARLRESFKIYDMVRIDHFIGFASFWEIPAGEETAVNGYRVEAPGFELFETIKYHLGDLNIIAEDLGTVTDKVIQLRERTGFPGMKVLQFAFDPEGDSIEMPHNHPNNVVAYTGTHDNDTILGWYENETTKESRAFLDKYSNRREGETVSHAMFRLLFGSPAFMAVATMQDLLGLDGSARMNLPNTLGGNWTWRMTADQLTPEIEAELLDLTVTYRRENVLVKASE, encoded by the coding sequence ATGAAAGTAAGACAGAGTGGTGTGCTGATGCACATTTCATCATTACCAGGAAAATATGGAATTGGTTCCATGGGACAATCGGCCTATGAATTTGTTGATTTTTTGGTAAGAACTAAGCAGCGCTACTGGCAGATTTTGCCTTTGGGAACGACCAGTTATGGTGACTCGCCTTACCAGTCATTTTCAGCTTTTGCAGGGAATACTCATTTTATTGATTTCGATATATTGATTGATAAAGGCTGGCTAGCAGCAGAGGATTTACACGGTGTTGACTTTGGGCAGAATCCTACAGAGGTAGATTACGCAGCCATTTTTTATGCTCGCCGTCCATTACTGGAGAAGGTAGTTGCCAACATGAAGGCACAAGGCTTGCCAGAAGATTACTGGATGTTCTTAGGGGAGAATGACTTTTGGATTCATACCTTTGCGGAGTACATGGCTATCAAAGAGCATTTTGACAATAAGCCCTGGATTGATTGGGAGGATCAAGGAGCTCGCCTGCGCTATCATGATACATTAGAGTATTACCGTCAGCTCTTGGCAGATCGAATTGATTATCACCGCATTACACAATATTTATTCTTTTCACAATGGAAGGCTTTAAAGGCTTATGCCAATGCCAAAGGTGTTGAGTTTGTTGGGGATATGCCGATTTATATCGCGGCTGATTCTGCTGATATGTGGGCCAACCCTCATTTCTTTAAAACGGATGAAGAAGGCAAACCGAGTGTGGTTGCAGGATGCCCACCAGATGCCTTTTCGGAAATTGGTCAGCTTTGGGGCAATCCGATTTATGATTGGGAAGCGATGAAGCATGACGGATTTACTTGGTGGGTTGCTCGTTTACGTGAATCCTTTAAGATATACGATATGGTACGTATCGACCACTTTATCGGCTTTGCCTCCTTCTGGGAAATTCCAGCGGGTGAAGAAACAGCTGTAAATGGCTATCGTGTCGAAGCACCAGGTTTCGAACTCTTTGAAACCATCAAGTACCACTTGGGCGATTTGAATATTATCGCGGAAGATTTGGGAACAGTGACAGATAAGGTCATTCAATTGCGTGAAAGGACTGGTTTCCCAGGCATGAAAGTCTTGCAGTTTGCTTTTGATCCAGAAGGAGACAGCATTGAAATGCCGCATAACCATCCTAATAATGTGGTGGCATATACGGGAACCCATGACAATGATACGATTCTTGGCTGGTACGAAAATGAAACAACGAAAGAATCGCGTGCATTCTTAGATAAGTACAGCAATCGTCGTGAGGGCGAAACGGTCAGTCATGCCATGTTCCGTTTGCTTTTCGGCTCACCTGCCTTTATGGCGGTGGCTACCATGCAAGACTTGCTCGGCTTGGATGGGTCAGCTCGTATGAACTTGCCAAACACCCTTGGTGGCAACTGGACTTGGAGAATGACGGCAGATCAATTGACACCAGAGATTGAAGCGGAATTGCTTGATTTGACAGTGACCTACCGCCGTGAGAATGTTCTTGTAAAAGCTAGTGAATAA
- a CDS encoding ABC transporter ATP-binding protein: protein MTLEIKNMTIATRHPVLTNFSYQFHKGNLYGIVATNGSGKTTFFRTVAGLLAPLAGRSNWSSTAGHPNRDLFYYETSEWFEGNLSGLDYLRFVKQTWQSSVDIDQVIAYWEMEDYIHLPIRQYSLGMKQRVLIAMYMVSDATYLLMDEITNGLDETSRKLFFKALHQLCQEDKMIILTSHYKEDIEEYCNVTLKLVNETMQEVD, encoded by the coding sequence ATGACTTTAGAGATTAAAAACATGACCATTGCGACACGGCATCCTGTTTTGACGAATTTTTCCTATCAATTCCACAAGGGGAACTTGTACGGCATTGTAGCTACCAATGGTTCTGGAAAGACAACATTTTTCAGAACGGTGGCAGGCTTGCTGGCTCCACTTGCTGGTCGGTCGAATTGGTCTAGCACTGCTGGTCATCCAAATCGGGACTTGTTTTACTATGAAACGAGCGAATGGTTTGAGGGAAATCTTTCTGGTCTGGACTATTTACGATTTGTCAAACAAACTTGGCAGTCTTCGGTGGATATTGACCAAGTGATTGCCTACTGGGAAATGGAGGACTACATCCACCTACCTATTCGCCAGTATTCACTGGGGATGAAACAACGGGTCTTGATTGCCATGTATATGGTCAGCGACGCGACCTATCTCTTGATGGACGAGATTACCAACGGTTTGGATGAAACAAGTCGGAAGCTTTTCTTTAAAGCCTTGCACCAACTTTGCCAAGAAGACAAAATGATTATTTTGACCTCTCATTATAAAGAGGATATTGAAGAATATTGCAATGTGACCTTGAAACTGGTCAATGAAACCATGCAGGAGGTAGACTGA
- a CDS encoding sugar ABC transporter substrate-binding protein, with translation MKHNLLKSVALLAASTAVLAACSNSGSSTEASKSAEGGKELTVYVDQGYESYINDVKADFEKENGVTVTVKTGDALTGLDNLSLDNQSGSAPDVMMAPYDRVGSLGSEGQLSELTLADDSKADDTTTALVTNGGKVYGSPAVIETLVLYYNKDLLTEAPKTFAELETLAKDSKYAFEGEAGKTTAFLADWTNFYYTYGLLAGYGGYVFGENGTDPKDIGLANEGAIKAIEYAKTWYEKWPQGLQDGTAANNLINTQFTDGKAAAIIEGPWKAASYKEAGVNYGVATIPTLVNGKNYSAFGGGKAWVVPTGAKNQEMAQKFVDFLTATDQQKALYDATNEVPANTDAREYAVSKNDELTTAVINQFASAQPMPNISEMGSVWTPAGNMLFEAASGAKDAKTAATDAVKAIADEIAQKHSN, from the coding sequence ATGAAACACAATCTCCTTAAGAGCGTTGCTCTTCTTGCTGCATCAACTGCTGTTTTAGCTGCTTGCTCAAACTCAGGTTCATCAACAGAGGCATCTAAGTCTGCTGAAGGTGGTAAAGAATTGACTGTCTACGTTGACCAAGGTTATGAATCTTATATCAACGACGTCAAAGCTGACTTCGAAAAAGAAAATGGTGTGACTGTTACAGTTAAAACTGGTGATGCTTTGACTGGTTTGGATAACTTGTCATTGGACAACCAATCTGGTTCAGCTCCAGACGTTATGATGGCACCATACGACCGTGTAGGTAGCCTTGGTTCTGAAGGTCAATTATCTGAATTGACACTTGCAGATGATAGCAAAGCAGATGACACAACAACTGCTCTTGTAACAAACGGTGGTAAAGTTTACGGTTCACCAGCAGTTATCGAAACACTTGTTCTTTACTACAACAAAGACTTGTTGACTGAAGCTCCTAAGACATTTGCAGAACTTGAAACACTTGCTAAAGATAGCAAATACGCCTTCGAAGGAGAAGCTGGTAAAACAACTGCCTTCCTTGCTGACTGGACAAACTTCTACTACACTTACGGACTTCTAGCTGGTTACGGTGGCTACGTATTTGGCGAAAACGGTACTGATCCAAAAGACATCGGTCTTGCTAATGAAGGTGCCATCAAAGCGATTGAATACGCTAAAACTTGGTATGAAAAATGGCCTCAAGGTCTTCAAGACGGTACTGCTGCAAACAACTTGATTAACACTCAATTTACAGATGGTAAAGCAGCTGCTATTATCGAAGGACCTTGGAAAGCAGCTTCATATAAGGAAGCTGGCGTAAACTACGGTGTAGCAACAATCCCAACTCTTGTAAACGGTAAAAACTACTCAGCATTCGGTGGTGGTAAAGCGTGGGTTGTTCCTACAGGCGCTAAAAACCAAGAAATGGCTCAAAAATTTGTTGACTTCTTGACTGCTACAGACCAACAAAAAGCACTTTACGACGCTACAAACGAAGTTCCAGCTAACACTGACGCTCGTGAATATGCTGTAAGCAAAAACGACGAATTGACAACTGCAGTTATCAACCAGTTCGCTTCAGCTCAACCAATGCCAAACATCTCAGAAATGGGTTCAGTTTGGACACCAGCTGGTAACATGCTCTTCGAAGCTGCAAGTGGGGCAAAAGACGCTAAAACTGCTGCAACAGACGCTGTGAAAGCTATTGCAGACGAAATTGCTCAAAAACACAGCAACTAG
- a CDS encoding sugar ABC transporter permease has product MKVSVKTRRILNQTLTYLYLIVLSVIIIYPLLITIMSAFKSGNVVAFKLDSNINFTLDNFSKLFSETLYGTWYLNTLIIALLTMVIQTSIVVLAGYAYSRYNFIARKQSLVFFLIIQMVPTMAALTAFFVMALMLNALNQSWFLIFLYVGGGIPMNAWLMKGYFDTVPISLDESAKLDGAGHFRRFWQIVLPLVRPMIAVQALWAFMGPFGDYILSKFLLREKEFYTVAVGLQTFISDVKNMKIAYFAAGAILIALPISILFFFLQKNFVSGLTSGGDKG; this is encoded by the coding sequence ATGAAAGTATCTGTAAAAACTAGACGCATACTCAATCAGACCTTAACCTATCTCTATCTGATTGTTCTGTCTGTTATCATCATCTATCCTCTCTTGATTACAATCATGTCCGCCTTCAAGTCTGGTAACGTGGTTGCCTTCAAATTGGATAGCAATATCAACTTTACACTAGACAATTTCAGCAAGCTCTTTAGCGAGACTCTATACGGAACCTGGTACCTCAATACGCTTATCATTGCTCTCTTGACAATGGTTATTCAAACAAGTATAGTGGTACTAGCGGGTTACGCTTATAGTCGCTATAACTTCATCGCTCGTAAGCAGAGTTTGGTCTTCTTCTTGATTATCCAAATGGTACCAACAATGGCTGCTCTTACCGCCTTCTTCGTCATGGCCCTCATGCTCAATGCGCTCAACCAAAGCTGGTTCCTCATCTTCCTTTATGTCGGTGGTGGTATCCCAATGAACGCTTGGCTCATGAAAGGCTACTTCGATACGGTGCCAATCTCACTTGATGAATCTGCAAAACTAGACGGTGCCGGTCACTTCAGACGTTTCTGGCAAATCGTCCTCCCACTCGTTCGTCCAATGATTGCTGTACAAGCGCTCTGGGCCTTCATGGGACCTTTTGGAGATTACATCCTATCCAAATTCTTGCTTCGTGAAAAAGAATTCTATACTGTAGCTGTCGGCCTTCAAACCTTCATCAGTGATGTGAAGAATATGAAGATTGCCTACTTTGCGGCAGGTGCCATTCTTATTGCCCTCCCTATCAGTATCCTATTCTTCTTCCTACAAAAGAACTTTGTATCTGGTTTAACAAGCGGTGGCGACAAGGGATAA
- a CDS encoding sugar ABC transporter permease encodes MTMKQNPGKALLLSLIPGLGQIYNKQKAKGYIFLGVTLAFLVYFITIAAGELGNLITLGSVRGQDNSLFMLIRGSFHLIITVVYLAFYALNLKDARDTAKRWNSGMPVATTLKEMVKGIYENGFPYLLIIPSYIAMTFAIIFPVVVTLFIAFTNYDFKHLPPGALLDWIGITNFTNIWKLSTFRTAFGSVLGWTIIWALCASTAQIVIGILTAIIANQPFIKGKRIFGVIFLLPWAVPAFVTILTFSNMFNDSVGAINTQVLPFLSKFLPFIDNFLIPWKTDPFWTKVALIMMQAWLGFPYIYVLTLGILQSIPNDLYEAAYIDGASAIQKFRNITLPMILAVAAPTLISQYTFNFNNFSIIYLFNNGGPGSVGGGAGSTDILISWIYKLTTGTSPQYSMAAAVTLIISMIVISISMIAFKKLNAFEMEDV; translated from the coding sequence ATGACTATGAAACAAAATCCAGGTAAGGCACTCCTTTTGTCCCTGATCCCTGGTCTCGGACAAATCTACAATAAACAAAAAGCAAAAGGATACATCTTTTTGGGTGTTACCCTTGCCTTCCTTGTTTATTTTATTACAATTGCAGCTGGTGAATTAGGCAACTTGATTACCCTCGGTAGTGTTCGTGGACAAGATAATTCACTATTCATGCTGATTCGCGGTTCTTTCCATTTGATTATCACGGTTGTCTATCTCGCTTTCTATGCACTCAACCTAAAAGATGCACGTGATACTGCGAAACGATGGAATTCAGGGATGCCAGTAGCTACCACATTAAAAGAAATGGTAAAAGGTATCTATGAGAATGGTTTCCCATATCTCTTGATTATCCCATCATATATTGCGATGACCTTTGCTATCATCTTCCCAGTTGTCGTTACATTGTTTATCGCCTTTACAAACTACGACTTCAAACACCTGCCACCAGGTGCCTTGTTGGATTGGATTGGTATTACCAACTTTACAAACATCTGGAAACTAAGCACATTCCGTACAGCATTTGGCTCTGTACTTGGCTGGACAATTATCTGGGCACTCTGCGCTTCAACAGCTCAAATTGTTATCGGTATCTTGACAGCCATCATCGCAAATCAGCCATTCATCAAAGGAAAACGCATCTTCGGTGTTATCTTCTTGCTCCCATGGGCTGTTCCTGCCTTCGTAACTATCTTGACTTTTAGTAACATGTTCAACGATAGTGTCGGCGCTATTAACACACAGGTATTGCCATTCCTGAGCAAATTCCTACCATTCATCGATAATTTCCTTATCCCTTGGAAGACCGACCCATTCTGGACTAAAGTTGCCCTCATTATGATGCAGGCTTGGCTTGGTTTCCCTTATATCTATGTTTTGACCTTGGGTATTTTGCAATCCATTCCAAACGACTTGTATGAAGCTGCTTACATTGATGGTGCAAGTGCCATTCAAAAATTCCGTAACATCACCCTTCCGATGATTTTAGCAGTAGCAGCTCCAACACTAATCAGTCAATACACCTTTAACTTCAACAACTTCTCTATCATCTACCTCTTCAACAATGGTGGTCCTGGTAGCGTCGGTGGTGGAGCAGGTTCAACTGACATCTTGATTTCATGGATTTATAAATTAACCACAGGTACATCACCTCAATACTCAATGGCGGCAGCAGTTACATTGATTATCTCAATGATTGTCATCAGTATTTCCATGATTGCCTTCAAAAAACTAAATGCTTTTGAAATGGAGGATGTATAA